The following are encoded together in the Budorcas taxicolor isolate Tak-1 chromosome 4, Takin1.1, whole genome shotgun sequence genome:
- the PURB gene encoding transcriptional activator protein Pur-beta: MADGDSGSERGGGGPGGFQPASRGGGEQETQELASKRLDIQNKRFYLDVKQNAKGRFLKIAEVGAGGSKSRLTLSMAVAAEFRDYLGDFIEHYAQLGPSSPEQVAAAAGAEEGGGPRRALKSEFLVRENRKYYLDLKENQRGRFLRIRQTVNRGGGGPGPGGLQSGQTIALPAQGLIEFRDALAKLIDDYGGEDDELAGGPGGGAGGPGGGLYGELPEGTSITVDSKRFFFDVGCNKYGVFLRVSEVKPSYRNAITVPFKAWGKFGGAFCRYADEMKEIQERQRDKLYERRGGDESEGEEVDED; encoded by the coding sequence ATGGCGGATGGCGACAGCGGCAGCGAGCGCGGCGGTGGCGGGCCCGGCGGCTTCCAGCCCGCGTCCCGCGGCGGCGGcgagcaggagacgcaggagctGGCCTCGAAGCGGCTGGACATCCAGAACAAACGCTTCTACCTAGATGTGAAGCAGAACGCCAAAGGCCGCTTCCTCAAGATCGCCGAGGTGGGCGCGGGCGGCTCCAAGAGCCGCCTCACGCTGTCCATGGCGGTGGCCGCCGAATTCCGTGACTACCTGGGCGACTTCATCGAGCATTACGCGCAGCTGGGCCCCAGCAGCCCGGAGcaagtggcggcggcggcgggcgccgAGGAGGGCGGTGGGCCGCGGCGCGCGCTCAAGAGCGAGTTCCTGGTGCGCGAGAACCGCAAGTACTACCTGGACCTCAAGGAGAACCAGCGCGGCCGCTTCCTGCGCATCCGTCAGACGGTCAACCGCGGCGGCGGTGGCCCCGGACCCGGCGGCCTGCAGAGCGGCCAGACCATTGCGCTACCCGCTCAGGGCCTCATAGAGTTCCGCGACGCGTTGGCCAAGCTCATCGACGACTACGGCGGCGAGGACGACGAGCTGGCGGGTGGCCCGGGCGGCGGCGCCGGAGGCCCTGGGGGCGGCCTGTACGGGGAGCTCCCGGAAGGCACTTCCATCACGGTGGACTCCAAGCGTTTCTTCTTCGACGTGGGCTGTAACAAGTACGGAGTGTTCCTGCGCGTGAGCGAGGTGAAGCCGTCCTACCGCAACGCCATCACGGTCCCTTTCAAGGCCTGGGGCAAGTTCGGGGGCGCGTTTTGCCGGTACGCGGATGAGATGAAAGAGATCCAGGAGCGGCAGAGGGATAAGCTTTATGAGCGACGCGGCGGGGACGAgtcagagggagaggaggtggatgAGGATTGA